Within the Sphingobium herbicidovorans genome, the region GGTCGCGGGCGGTGGTGGCAAGGGCATGCGCCTGGTCGAGACGCCATCGGAATTTGCCGACGCGCTGGCCTCCTGCCAGCGCGAGGCGGCATGTTCCTTCGGCAACGCCCATGTCCTGATCGAGAAGTTCATCCAGCGCCCGCGGCATATCGAGGTGCAGGTGTTCGGCGACAAGCATGGCAACATCGTCCATCTGTTCGAGCGTGACTGCTCGCTGCAACGACGGCACCAGAAGGTGATCGAGGAAGCGCCGGCGCCCGGCATGGACGCCGTGACGCGCGACGCCCTCTGCGCAGCGGCCGTGCGCGCGGCGAAGGCTGTCGACTATGTCGGCGCAGGGACGATTGAGTTCATCGCCGACGCGTCGGAAGGGCTGAGGGCCGACCGCATCTGGTTCATGGAAATGAACACCCGCCTGCAGGTCGAGCATCCGGTGACCGAAGCGATCACCGGGCAGGACCTGGTCGAATGGCAGCTGCGGGTAGCCTCTGGCGAACCGCTGCCCTGCGCTCAGGATGATCTGTCCATCTCGGGCTGGGCGATGGAGGCGCGCCTTTACGCCGAGGACCCGGCCAAGGGGTTCCTGCCCTCGATCGGCAGGCTCGATGCTTTCGACCTTGGCGACACCGTGCGCATCGACACGGGCGTCGCACAAGGCGCGGTCATCTCTCCCTATTATGACCCGATGATTGCCAAGCTGATCGCCTATGGCAGCACCCGCGAGGAGGCTCGCATAGCGTTGGCGCAGGCACTGGACCGATCAGTGGTCTGGCCGCTCCGCACCAATGCCGGCTTCCTGGTTAAGGCGCTCGCCCATCCCGACTTTGCCGGCGGCACGGTCGATACCGGTCTGATCGCCCGCGAAGGCGAGGCGCTGATGCCGGCAACGCTGCCAAGCGACGCGGTTCTGAAAGCGGCCAGCGCCCGCCTGGGTGGTGCGGGCGCGCTTTGGGGCTTCCGGCTCAACGGCGCGCGCCGCCAGCGCGGACGCGTTCTGGTGGACGGGCATCCTGTCGAGACGGATCTGGATGCCGGCCATTCCGGGCTTGCTGCCCCGGCTCTGACGCGGCTGCTGGTGACAGAGCATGGACGAAGCTGGGAAATCCGACCGTTCCGGGCATCTGCCGGTCGCGCTGCCGCGGCCGGTGACGGCGCAATCCTCGCGCCCATGCCAGGCCGGATCATCGCCGTCAGTGTCGCGCAGGGCGATAAGGTGGTGAAGGGGCAGAAGCTCGTCACGCTGGAGGCGATGAAGATGGAACATGGCCTGGTGGCGCCGTTTGATGGAACGGTCGATGAAATGCCATTCGGGCAGGGGGCTCAGGTTCAGGAGGGCACGTTGCTCGTGCGCGTCATTGCGGAGGAAGCGGAATGAGCGGCAGGTTTTTCGACGCGTGGCAGGTCGGGGATCTGGTTGACCATCCGATCCGGCGCACGGTGACGGAAACGGACAACGCCTCCGTCACACCCGGCGCGGTTCATAAAACCACTTTCTGCATGCCTGCGTTAAACACAGCTCACTCAGTATAGGTGGCGCGCAACGCGGCCACATCAACTGCGCTGACGCCCAACGCCTTGTCGAGATAGGCTTCGACAGAACCGTAACGCTGGTCGATTTCTTCCAGCGCCGAACTCAGGAACGCCTTGCCGTCGGCATCCTTGAGCGGCTGGGGCTTCGTGCCCTTGTATCGAGCGAACATCCGGGCAGCGGCATTGTCCGGGAACGCAGCCGGATCAAAGGGAGCGGTTTCATATTCCGGTCGGCGGTACTGGGTCGACAGATGATAGTCCGCAATGATGACATCCCGCGGAACGCCCAGAGCCGACAGGATCAACGCCGTCGCCAGCCCGGTGCGGTCCTGCCCCGCCGAACAGTTATAAGCCAGCGCCCCCGGTTTGCGAGCAGGCGGTCGAACAGCACCCGGAACTGCGGCGCCATCATGTCGGGCATCCTGCGGTAGAGCGCGCCGCCATTAGCCAATGCCCCGCCGTTTGAGGACTTCATCGCGTTGGTGATCGCCGCCATGGAATAGCCCACGGCGTTGTAGGGCACGCCGACGATCCGGCTGGGCGCCAACTGGCGTTCCTCGCTGGACCGCAGATCAACCATATTGCCAAGCTGCAGGCCCTCGATGAGCTTGAGGTCGCCCTCGGTCAACAGCGGCGTAGCGCCGGACCGATAGATCATGCCCCATTTCACCTGACGCCCGCCTGCCGCCGGATATCCGCCGATGTCGCGGAAATTGGATCCCTGCTCCAGCGGCAGCACCCGCTCGGCGACGCGGATTGTCCCGCCGTCCTGCTGATTCTTCAGCAGGAAGAAAGCGCGCTCGCCCGGCTTGACCGCCTGCTCATGCACGCCGTCCCTGTCCCTGGCGGACACCAGCGCGGATGCGGTTGCCACAGCATCCGCCTTGTCCGACATATAGACATCGACGGCGTTCTTCGCGGACCAACTGATCTTCAAACGATCGGGCGCGATCCGCTCGACCATCGGGCTTGCAGGCGCCTCCGCCGCAGCGAGGGGGGAGGCTGCGGCGCTTCCGAGCAGAAGGGCCGCGAGTGCAATGGACTTCATCATGATGCTCATCCCCTCTTCAGAAATTGGCTTTGACGCCAAACAGATAGCGCGTGCCGAACAGTTCCACTTCATAAGGCGTGGCGTCGCTGCCGGTATAACGGATCCCCGGCTCATTGGTCAGGTTGACGACATCGGCATAGAGAGTGAAGCCCTTCACCAGCTCATAACGGACCGACAGGTCGACCCGCTCGTTGCTCGCCCAGTAAATGTCGGACGTGGCATCGACCGAAATGTCATCAAGCCATTTGGTGCGGTGCTGATAACCTACCCGCGCGGAA harbors:
- a CDS encoding acetyl/propionyl/methylcrotonyl-CoA carboxylase subunit alpha → MIQSLLIANRGEIACRVIKTARRLGIRTIAVYSDADAQALHVREADEAIHIGASPVRESYLLGDRIIAAALQSGAEAIHPGYGFLSENAQFAQAVMDAGLLWVGPNPSSIIAMGLKDAAKALMSDAGVPVTPGYLGENQDSDFLAAQAEAIGYPVLIKAVAGGGGKGMRLVETPSEFADALASCQREAACSFGNAHVLIEKFIQRPRHIEVQVFGDKHGNIVHLFERDCSLQRRHQKVIEEAPAPGMDAVTRDALCAAAVRAAKAVDYVGAGTIEFIADASEGLRADRIWFMEMNTRLQVEHPVTEAITGQDLVEWQLRVASGEPLPCAQDDLSISGWAMEARLYAEDPAKGFLPSIGRLDAFDLGDTVRIDTGVAQGAVISPYYDPMIAKLIAYGSTREEARIALAQALDRSVVWPLRTNAGFLVKALAHPDFAGGTVDTGLIAREGEALMPATLPSDAVLKAASARLGGAGALWGFRLNGARRQRGRVLVDGHPVETDLDAGHSGLAAPALTRLLVTEHGRSWEIRPFRASAGRAAAAGDGAILAPMPGRIIAVSVAQGDKVVKGQKLVTLEAMKMEHGLVAPFDGTVDEMPFGQGAQVQEGTLLVRVIAEEAE